The stretch of DNA CCGCGTTCCCTGCATTCGCCCTCACGCTTTAGGAGGCACTACCATGACTATGAACAACGAAACCGTGCTGGACAAACTGCAATACCTTCTGGGAACCCTACGCGACGGCGAAAGAGGCTTTGCTGATGCTGCCGAGCACGCCACCGATACCAGCCTGAAAACCCTGTTTCTGGAGCGCAGCACCCAGCGCCGCCAGCTTGCCAGCGAAGTAGAAGCCCATATCACCCGCCTGGGCGACAAGCCCCGCGAGGGCGGCAGCGTGGGCGCGGCCCTGCACCGCACCTGGCTGAACGTGCGCGACGCCGTGACCGGACGCGGGGACTACCAGGTGGTGGCCGAGTGCGAGCGCGGCGA from Deinococcus sp. QL22 encodes:
- a CDS encoding PA2169 family four-helix-bundle protein gives rise to the protein MTMNNETVLDKLQYLLGTLRDGERGFADAAEHATDTSLKTLFLERSTQRRQLASEVEAHITRLGDKPREGGSVGAALHRTWLNVRDAVTGRGDYQVVAECERGEDVAVENYQDVLKEADLPADIRSFVETQFAQVKASHDQIRDMKHSMEANK